In Thermanaerothrix sp., the genomic window CCGGTTATCTGGACCTCCACCTCCACCGGCAGAGCCTCTATGCCCCTAAGGGTCACTCCCAAAGCCAGGCTCAAAGGCCCATCACCCCCCGGTTATGTCCCGGTAAAGCTCAAAGCTGAACCCCGAAGGCCCCTCCTCTATGGCCAACAGGTCTATCCTATAGCTCCCGGAGAAGTCCCTGGACTCCGCAAAGGCCCTGGCGGCCATCTCAAGGCGCCGGAGCTTCCTTGGCCCCACCGTGTCCGCCGCGCCCTGGAAGGGGTTGGCCTTCCTAAGGCGCACCTCCACGAAGACCAGCTGGGAACCGTCGTGGGCCACTATGTCTATCTCCCCGAAGGGATACCGTACGTTGCGCTCCAGCACCCGCCAGCCCATCTCCACAAGGTACCTGGCCCCCATGCGCTCCCCCAGGGCCCCCCTTAAAGGGGCGCTGCCCCCTCTGGCAGGGCCGCTACCTGCCACCGGAAGCCCTCCTCTCCATCTCCATCACGAAGGCCAGCACCTTCGCCACCGCCCCGTAAAGCTCCGGCGGGATCTCGTCCCCCACCTCCAGGGCCAGAAGGGCGCTCACCAGCGCCGCGTCCTCCACTATGGGAACGCTGGCCTCCCGGGCCACCTCCAATATCTTATCCGCCAGGCGCCCCCTACCGGAGGCCACCACCACCGGCGCGTCATCCCTATCCTTGTCGTACCTTAAAGCCGCCGCCTTCCGCACCCTAGGAGGACCGCCCTTGGACATAGCTTACGCCTCCATGTCTATGGGTCTTGGGGTCATGGAGGGCTTGGGCCTCCTCGAGGAGGCGGACACGTGGGACACCTTGAGCCCGCCGGAGGACAGGTCCTCCTTGAGCTCCCCAAGGTGGTGCCTCATGAGCTCCACGCCTCTGGAGGAGTCCGCCCTAAGGTCGACGCCGATGAGGTTGTTCATGAAGGCCACCCACCCCTCCGTCCTTCCCAGGTTATCCCCCTCAACCTCGAAGAACACCGAATAGGCCCGTCTTCCGCCCTTCATCGTCTCGGAGAACACCACCCGGGCCATGGGCCCATCCTCGCCGGCGGGCCAGAAGGCGGGGGCCATAAGGGGCTCCTCGGTGGACCAGCGGACCGGGGTTGAGGCCCATCGATGGGCCTTGAGAAACCTCAACGCCTCGGGGTCCTCCCGGAAGAGCTCCTCAAGGCTTCCCACGCCCTTAGTAGAGTTTTTAAGTTTAAGGCGCTCCCGCACCCTCTTCCAAAGGGTGAGCGCCGCCTGGGGCGCCAGGGCCATGTACCATCCCATGGCCTTGACGGATTCCTGGGTCACCGGAAGCCCCCTGGCAAAGAGCTCCACCGCCGCGGGCAGGTCCTCGTGGGCGCCGCCGGAGGCCATCCAGGCCTGTCTAAGACCCCAAAGGGAGTCCAGATCGGCGGGAAGGCGCCGCAGGATGAGCGCCTGAGCCAGGGGACGGTCCCTCATTGGAAACCGGGAAAGCAGCTCCAGATCCTCTTGCCTGAGCCTTAAAAGGGGCACCTCCCCCGACGCGTCCCACAGGGCCCTGAAACGCTGCCCCGGAAAGAGGGGCACCGACGACTGGGCCCAAAGGGTCCTGCCTGAAACCCGCACCTGAACCATGGAGCCCTCGGACCGAAGGACCAGCCCATCCACCTCCTGGCCGTCCTTTATGGCCTTAAGGTCCTGGGATCGGACCTCCCGGGACTGTCCTACGGGCCCCAGGTCTCCCCCTTGAGAACCCCCTGATCTTATGCCTCCAACGTCGTATCCCATGGTCAAAGGCCTTTTTTAAACGAAAAGCTCAGCCGATGGACCGGGGAGGGGCCCAGCTCCTCAAGGAGCCGCCGATGCAGCTCCGTGGGATAGCCCTTGTGCCGGTCAAAGCCATACAGGGGGTACACCCGGTGAAGCCTCTCCATGACCCGGTCCCTAAGTACCTTGGCGGCCACCGAGGCGGCCATTATGGCGGGAACCTTGGAGTCCCCCTTCACCACGCACCTCTGGGGGGCCAAAAGACCCTTTATGGGCACCTTGCCGTCCACGAGCACCAGCTGGGGCCTCACCGGAAGGCGCAAGACCGCCCTCTCCATGGCCCACAGGGAGGCGTTTAGAACGTTCATCCCGTCCACCCTTCTCCAGGAGGCCGCCTGAACCCCCATGGGCACCTTCATGGAAAGCATCACCTCAAAAAGCCTCTCCCTCTGAGGGCAGGACAGCTTCTTGGAGTCCTTAAGGCCCAAGGACAGCAGCTCCCGGGCCTCCCTCTGTCTCTTATACACATCT contains:
- a CDS encoding YraN family protein, with the protein product MAGSGPARGGSAPLRGALGERMGARYLVEMGWRVLERNVRYPFGEIDIVAHDGSQLVFVEVRLRKANPFQGAADTVGPRKLRRLEMAARAFAESRDFSGSYRIDLLAIEEGPSGFSFELYRDITGG
- a CDS encoding ribonuclease HII, producing DVYKRQREARELLSLGLKDSKKLSCPQRERLFEVMLSMKVPMGVQAASWRRVDGMNVLNASLWAMERAVLRLPVRPQLVLVDGKVPIKGLLAPQRCVVKGDSKVPAIMAASVAAKVLRDRVMERLHRVYPLYGFDRHKGYPTELHRRLLEELGPSPVHRLSFSFKKGL
- a CDS encoding flagellar hook-length control protein FliK — encoded protein: MGYDVGGIRSGGSQGGDLGPVGQSREVRSQDLKAIKDGQEVDGLVLRSEGSMVQVRVSGRTLWAQSSVPLFPGQRFRALWDASGEVPLLRLRQEDLELLSRFPMRDRPLAQALILRRLPADLDSLWGLRQAWMASGGAHEDLPAAVELFARGLPVTQESVKAMGWYMALAPQAALTLWKRVRERLKLKNSTKGVGSLEELFREDPEALRFLKAHRWASTPVRWSTEEPLMAPAFWPAGEDGPMARVVFSETMKGGRRAYSVFFEVEGDNLGRTEGWVAFMNNLIGVDLRADSSRGVELMRHHLGELKEDLSSGGLKVSHVSASSRRPKPSMTPRPIDMEA
- a CDS encoding EscU/YscU/HrcU family type III secretion system export apparatus switch protein, translated to MSKGGPPRVRKAAALRYDKDRDDAPVVVASGRGRLADKILEVAREASVPIVEDAALVSALLALEVGDEIPPELYGAVAKVLAFVMEMERRASGGR